A DNA window from Vigna angularis cultivar LongXiaoDou No.4 chromosome 1, ASM1680809v1, whole genome shotgun sequence contains the following coding sequences:
- the LOC108323516 gene encoding uncharacterized protein LOC108323516 isoform X4, whose translation MAANSGTKYVSVNLNKSYGQHSTALGSVRSQRPGAAVVPSRPRSSHKAGPKLSVPPPLNLPSLRKEHERFDSLGSGGGPAGPGGSGSGSRPSSAGLGWTKPVTEDVSRPVIQGKRSVAAAAPVSSAVLRGEDFPSLRATLAPVPSPNQKIQENLNSIPNPKQKHSLGDENAFVEEKKEGPLVTDQSSVSRSVNVVGAGDDGRGSRVVHTKYGYGLGRKQEEYFPGPLPLVRLNPRSDWADDERDTGHGLSREGRDHGFPKGEAYWDFDIPRVGVLPHKHDKRGPRSEVGKVLNSEMEAFDRMGSEGNSWRSSNLSIPKDAGNERNGVSVGPRPSSGSRDGAKDGNKYLPSPFRDDDVGKRDFGRRDGQGGKQKPWNNVMEPYGDRNREQLNRSRGDSVQSSVSRSAFSSGGKGLPVNDPLLNFGREKRALPKSEKNLLEDPFMKDFGSSGFDGRDLFSGGLVGVVKKKKDVLKQTDFHDPVRESFEAELERVQRMQEQERQRIIEEQERAMELARREEEERLRQAREQEERQRRLEEEAREAAWRAEQERMEAVRKAEEQRLAREEEKRRILLEEERRKQAAKQKLLELEQKIARRQAEAAKSGSNAPVVVEEKVPAIVNEKETSRATDVGDWEDSERMVDRILTSASSDSSSVNRPLEMGSRSHFARDLSSTFVDRGKPVNSWRRDTYENWNSSAFYSQDQENSHNSPRRDLSIGGKAFMRKEYNGGPGLVSSRTYYKGAISEPHLDEYAHVKPQRWNQSADGDHLSRNTEIDSDFHENYFEKFGDGWTQGRSRGNPFPSFPERTYPNSESDGPYGLGRSRYSVRQPRVLPPPSLGSAHRTYKNEDEHPGSSAFLENEMHYNQASRSDSTLPTGYDNGNRGQLEVVDSRPETAENEDHKVETTPRCDSQSSLSVSSPPSSPTHLSHDDLDDSGDSHTILTSEDIKSDPLTAPDNESITTPAGAGNENVVAPCAVSSGEDDEWTTENNEQFQEQEEYEDEDYQEEDEVHEGDDHAQLNQDFDDMHLQEKGLPHLMDNLVLGFDEGVQVGMPNEEFERTSKDEETTFMAQASGLTLEDRISYDEDDTNLQPVNDTSQVNLNSTSSVFQESEKPAQDLVIQPSDSLSPVVSDSLGNVEASNGLLTHHSTPSSVTIAPYYSSSGQAVTSNVAAAPSQAEVPIKLQFGLFSGPSLIPSPVPAIQIGSIQMPLHLHPQVGTPLSHIHPSQPPLFQFGQLRYTSPISQGIMPLGPQSMSFVQPNIPSSFSYNQQPGSQMPVQTGPETSDSFVKNEMRHHSVDSQPGNSRNLPQGSPPSEDAGNITGIKQGRIEAAHDRNNSTRTSTSFQSDKQENQNVVGRNTNIPSNSKGSEVHAVIRDSPHYSVSKENFTESRTQYPASGGRGKRYIFTVKNSNSRPSGPSARVNRPEPGGFLRRPRRNIQRTEFRVRESSDKRQSTSAVLTDQFGLENKSNTNGRGAGLPGRPGPRKAMNNKLGKQIVESATENSQVMDSGSRVEKVDGKESIKTQNFSHPGNLKRTLCSEEDVDAPLQSGVIRVFEQPGIEAPSDEDDFIEVRSKRQMLNDRREQREKEIKAKSRVAKVQRRPRSSSQSVVAVTNSTKGSISPVEVVNSIHAAFVAAEVRGMKKMDASSGFNSSMLSQALPPIGTPPLKIDSQTELRSQISRSLQTSVPAVSGSGEKDPGSGVIFESKNKVLDNVQTSLGSWSNAQISQQVMALTQTQLDEAMKPQQFDSQASVANIKGAVNEASLPSSSILTKEKTFSSAASPINSLLAGEKIQFGAVTSPTILPSSSRVVSHGIGPPRSSRSDMQMTHNLTGSDNDCSLFFDKEKHGNKSHGHLDDCDAEAEAEAAASAVAVAAISSDEIVGNGLGNCSVPAPDGKSFVAADIDRVVAGVGVEKQSASQSRSEEPLSVSLPADLSVETPPISLWPPLPTTRNSSGQMISHFPSVPPHFPSGPPSHFPFYEMNPMMGGPVFAFGPHDESASTTQSQPQNSTTSASRPIGSWQQCHSGVESFYGPPTGFTGPFIAPPGGIPGVQGPPHMVVYNHFAPVGQFGQVGLSFMGTTYIPSGKQPDWKHVPTSATGAGEGDMNSMNMASSQRNPANIPSPIQHLAPGSPLMPMASPVAMFDVSPFQPSTEMSVQARWPHGPNSQLPLSMPLQQLEGVQTSQFSHGPSVDQPLNAKRFTGSRASTSSDGDRSFPRTADVNVNQLPDELGLVDTSNTTANKTAQSVVNKTPSVIPITEAVKVDVQNGSGNNSNNQNASSSFKSQSSQQVNISAQQSDHSSGHTNYQRGGVSQRNNSGGEWSHRRGYQGRNQSLGSDKNFSSTKVKQIYVAKQTISGASTVS comes from the exons ATGGCGGCCAATTCCGGCACCAAATACGTTTCAGTGAATCTGAACAAGTCCTATGGCCAGCATTCCACCGCCCTTGGATCCGTCAGATCGCAGCGCCCAGGAGCCGCGGTGGTTCCGTCACGGCCACGCAGTTCACACAAGGCTGGACCCAAGCTTTCCGTTCCGCCCCCCTTGAACCTTCCTTCTCTGCGGAAGGAGCATGAGCGCTTCGATTCGCTGGGATCAGGAGGTGGGCCTGCTGGCCCCGGTGGTTCTGGAAGTGGTTCGAGGCCCAGTTCTGCTGGTTTGGGCTGGACCAAGCCCGTCACAGAGGATGTGTCGCGGCCTGTGATCCAAGGCAAACGCTCCGTGGCCGCGGCTGCACCGGTTTCGTCTGCGGTTTTGAGAGGAGAGGATTTTCCTTCTCTGCGGGCCACCTTGGCACCTGTGCCCAGCCCAAATCAGAAGATCCAGGAAAATTTGAATTCCATTCCGAATCCGAAGCAGAAACATTCACTTGGTGATGAGAATGCGTTTGTTGAGGAGAAGAAAGAGGGTCCTTTGGTTACTGATCAGTCGAGTGTTTCTCGCAGTGTGAATGTGGTTGGTGCTGGTGATGATGGGCGTGGTTCTCGGGTGGTACATACGAAGTATGGGTATGGTCTTGGGAGGAAGCAGGAAGAGTATTTCCCAGGTCCTCTACCGCTGGTTAGGTTGAACCCAAGGTCAGATTGGGCAGATGATGAGCGTGACACGGGCCATGGTTTGAGCAGGGAGGGCAGGGATCATGGATTTCCGAAGGGGGAGGCTTATTGGGATTTTGATATTCCTAGGGTTGGTGTTTTGCCTCATAAGCATGATAAGAGGGGACCGCGCAGTGAAGTGGGAAAGGTTTTGAACAGTGAAATGGAGGCTTTTGATAGGATGGGGAGTGAAGGGAATTCCTGGAGGAGTTCGAATTTGTCCATTCCTAAGGATGCTGGAAATGAGAGAAACGGTGTTAGTGTTGGTCCGAGGCCGTCAAGTGGGAGTCGGGACGGGGCGAAGGATGGAAACAAGTATTTACCTTCACCTTTTAGAGATGACGATGTTGGAAAGAGGGATTTTGGAAGGAGAGATGGTCAGGGTGGGAAACAGAAGCCCTGGAATAATGTGATGGAACCTTATGGTGATCGGAATCGTGAACAACTCAACAGAAGCAGAGGTGATTCTGTTCAGAGCTCGGTTTCAAGGTCAGCATTTTCCTCAGGTGGTAAGGGTCTGCCTGTTAATGATCCTCTGCTTaattttggtagagagaagCGGGCTTTGCCGAAAAGTGAAAAGAATTTGTTGGAGGATCCGTTTATGAAAGACTTTGGAAGTTCTGGTTTTGATGGAAGGGATTTGTTTTCGGGTGGTCTTGTTGGGGTGGttaagaagaagaaggatgtgCTGAAGCAAACTGATTTTCATGATCCTGTGAGAGAATCCTTTGAGGCTGAGCTAGAAAGGGTTCAGAGGATGCAAGAACAGGAGCGACAGCGAATCATTGAGGAGCAAGAAAGGGCAATGGAGTTGGCTCGCAGAGAAGAGGAGGAAAGATTAAGGCAGGCTAGAGAACAGGAAGAGAGGCAAAGGAGATTGGAAGAAGAAGCGAGAGAGGCAGCATGGAGAGCAGAACAGGAGAGGATGGAAGCTGTGCGGAAGGCTGAAGAGCAGAGGTTAGCCAGGGAAGAGGAGAAACGAAGGATCCTTTTAGAAGAAGAGAGGAGGAAACAAGCTGCAAAGCAGAAGCTTTTAGAATTGGAGCAAAAGATTGCTAGGAGGCAGGCTGAGGCTGCCAAAAGTGGCAGTAATGCCCCGGTTGTTGTGGAAGAGAAAGTGCCTGCTATAGTGAATGAGAAAGAAACATCTAGGGCTACCGATGTGGGTGATTGGGAGGATAGTGAGAGAATGGTTGATAGGATATTGACTTCGGCATCATCCGATTCGTCAAGTGTGAATAGGCCATTGGAGATGGGCTCTAGGTCTCATTTCGCGAGAGATTTATCTTCCACCTTTGTGGATAGAGGAAAACCAGTTAATTCATGGAGAAGAGATACATACGAGAATTGGAACAGCTCTGCTTtttattcacaagaccaggagAATAGTCACAACAGTCCCCGCAGAGATTTATCTATTGGTGGAAAGGCATTTATGAGGAAAGAATATAATGGCGGTCCTGGATTGGTCTCTTCTAGGACGTATTATAAAGGAGCAATTTCTGAGCCTCATTTAGATGAATATGCCCATGTAAAACCGCAGAGGTGGAATCAATCTGCAGACGGAGACCATCTTAGCAGGAATACAGAGATTGATTCTGATTttcatgaaaattattttgaaaaatttggtGATGGTTGGACGCAGGGCCGCTCCCGTGGCAATCCATTTCCCTCGTTCCCTGAACGTACCTATCCAAATTCTGAATCAGATGGACCCTATGGCTTGGGGAGGTCACGGTATTCTGTCAGGCAGCCTCGAGTACTTCCTCCTCCTTCACTAGGTTCTGCACACAGAACTTACAAGAATGAAGATGAACACCCTGGTTCGTCAGCTTTCCTAGAAAATGAGATGCATTATAATCAAGCATCCAGGAGTGACTCTACCCTGCCAACTGGTTATGACAATGGGAATCGAGGACAACTTGAAGTAGTGGATTCCCGGCCAGAGACTGCTGAGAACGAGGACCATAAAGTGGAAACCACCCCTAGGTGTGATTCTCAGTCCTCACTCTCTGTTTCAAGTCCCCCAAGTTCTCCAACACATCTCTCTCATGATGATTTGGATGACTCGGGAGATTCCCATACGATACTGACTTCTGAAGATATCAAAAGTGACCCCCTCACAGCACCAGATAATGAATCCATTACAACACCTGCTGGAGCTGGAAATGAGAATGTAGTTGCTCCATGTGCTGTGTCTagtggtgaagatgatgaatgGACTACTGAGAATAATGAGCAGTTCCAGGAACAAGAAGAATATGAAGATGAAGATTAccaggaagaagatgaagtgcaTGAAGGAGATGACCATGCGCAACTCAACCAGGATTTCGATGATATGCATTTGCAGGAGAAAGGTTTGCCCCACTTGATGGATAATCTGGTATTAGGATTTGACGAGGGTGTCCAGGTTGGGATGCCTAATGAAGAGTTTGAAAGGACCTCAAAAGACGAAGAAACTACATTTATGGCTCAAGCTTCTGGCCTCACTCTTGAAGATCGCATATCTTATGATGAAGACGACACGAACCTCCAACCTGTTAATGACACCTCTCAGGTGAATCTTAACAGCACTTCCAGTGTGTTCCAGGAATCAGAGAAGCCAGCTCAAGATTTGGTCATTCAGCCTAGTGATTCTCTTTCCCCTGTGGTGTCTGATAGTTTAGGTAATGTGGAAGCTTCTAATGGCCTGTTGACCCATCACAGTACACCAAGTTCAGTTACTATTGCCCCTTACTACTCGTCTTCTGGTCAAGCTGTTACCTCTAATGTAGCAGCTGCTCCAAGTCAAGCTGAGGTACCCATTAAGCTTCAATTTGGTCTGTTTTCTGGTCCATCTTTGATACCGTCACCTGTACCAGCCATACAGATTGGTTCTATACAGATGCCATTGCATCTGCATCCACAGGTTGGCACACCCCTTTCTCACATACATCCATCACAACCTCCTTTGTTTCAGTTTGGCCAGCTAAGATATACATCTCCCATATCACAAGGTATAATGCCTCTGGGTCCTCAATCAATGTCATTTGTTCAGCCTAATATACCATCCAGTTTCTCTTACAATCAACAACCTGGAAGTCAAATGCCAGTTCAAACTGGTCCAGAAACTTCTGACTCATTTGTGAAAAATGAGATGAGACATCATTCTGTAGACAGCCAACCAGGTAATTCTAGAAACTTACCACAAGGTTCACCGCCAAGTGAGGATGCAGGAAATATCACTGGAATAAAGCAGGGTCGAATTGAGGCTGCCCATGATCGTAATAATAGCACTAGGACTTCTACTAGTTTCCAATCGGACAAGCAGGAGAACCAAAATGTAGTTGGAAGGAACACTAATATTCCATCCAATTCTAAAGGATCAGAAGTTCATGCCGTCATTAGAGATTCTCCACATTATTCAGTTTCAAAAGAGAATTTTACTGAGTCAAGAACACAATATCCTGCATCCGGTGGTAGGGGAAAACGATATATCTTTACTGtgaaaaattcaaactcaagaCCATCAGGTCCATCTGCAAGGGTTAATCGCCCGGAACCTGGAGGGTTTTTGAGGAGGCCTCGACGGAATATACAGCGCACTGAGTTTCGAGTTCGGGAAAGTAGTGATAAGAGGCAGTCTACTAGTGCTGTTTTGACTGATCAGTTTGGATTAGAGAATAAGTCAAATACCAATGGAAGAGGAGCAGGCCTGCCTGGGAGGCCTGGTCCTAGGAAGGCTATGAATAATAAATTGGGGAAACAGATTGTTGAATCAGCTACAGAAAACTCACAAGTGATGGATTCTGGAAGCAGAGTTGAAAAGGTTGATGGAAAAGAATCAATAAAGACTCAGAACTTCTCACATCCTGGAAATCTCAAAAGGACCTTGTGTTCTGAGGAAGATGTTGATGCTCCATTGCAAAGTGGAGTTATACGGGTGTTTGAGCAACCTGGAATTGAAGCTCCTAGTGATGAAGATGACTTTATTGAAGTTAGGTCAAAGAGGCAAATGTTAAATGATCGGCGAgaacagagagagaaagaaattaaGGCCAAGTCTCGGGTTGCAAAG GTGCAAAGGAGACCCCGTTCCAGTTCACAAAGTGTTGTGGCGGTGACCAATTCTACCAAAGGATCCATCTCTCCAGTTGAAGTGGTTAACAGTATTCATGCTGCTTTTGTTGCTGCTGAAGTGCGTGGAATGAAGAAGATGGATGCCTCTTCTGGATTTAATTCAAGCATGTTGTCCCAAGCATTACCTCCAATAGGAACACCTCCTTTGAAAATTGATTCCCAGACTGAGTTAAGATCTCAAATAAGCAG GTCACTTCAGACAAGTGTCCCAGCAGTTTCTGGTAGTGGTGAAAAGGACCCTGGCTCTGGTGTGATATTTGAAAGCAAGAACAAGGTTCTAGATAATGTTCAGACATCTTTGGGCTCTTGGAGTAATGCACAAATTAGTCAACAG GTAATGGCACTTACACAGACACAACTTGATGAGGCTATGAAGCCTCAACAGTTTGATTCACAGGCTTCTGTTGCCAATATAAAAGGCGCCGTGAATGAAGCCAGTTTGCCATCATCTTCCATTTTGACAAAGGAGAAAACCTTCTCGTCTGCAGCCAGCCCAATTAATTCCTTGCTTGCCGGAGAGAAAATTCAGTTTG GGGCAGTAACATCTCCAACAATTCTTCCATCTAGCAGCCGTGTTGTGTCTCATGGCATTGGTCCACCTCGATCATCTAGATCGGACATGCAAATGACCCACAATCTTACTGGATCAGATAATGATTGCAGTCTTTTCTTCGATAAGGAGAAACATGGTAATAAATCTCATGGTCATTTAGATGATTGTGATGCTGAAGCTGAAGCTGAAGCTGCTGCTTCAGCTGTTGCTGTTGCTGCCATTAGTAGTGATGAGATTGTCGGAAATGGATTGGGTAATTGTTCCGTCCCTGCTCCAGATGGAAAAAGTTTTGTAGCTGCTGATATTGATAGGGTAGTAGCAG GAGTAGGTGTTGAGAAGCAGTCAGCTAGTCAATCTAGATCCGAGGAGCCTCTTAGTGTATCCCTTCCAGCTGACTTATCTGTTGAGACTCCACCAATTTCCTTGTGGCCTCCCTTACCAACTACAAGAAATTCTTCGGGTCAAATGATTTCCCATTTTCCTTCTGTCCCTCCTCATTTTCCTTCAGGCCCTCCCTCTCATTTTCCTTTCTATGAAATGAATCCGATGATGGGTGGCCCTGTCTTTGCTTTTGGACCACATGACGAGTCTGCATCTACAACGCAGTCGCAGCCTCAAAATAGTACTACATCAGCGTCAAGGCCAATTGGGAGCTGGCAACAGTGCCATTCCGGGGTGGAGTCTTTTTATGGACCTCCAACTGGATTTACTGGCCCTTTTATTGCACCTCCTGGAGGCATTCCAGGAGTCCAGGGGCCACCACACATGGTTGTTTATAACCATTTCGCTCCTGTTGGACAATTCGGTCAAGTTGGCTTGAGTTTCATGGGTACTACTTATATACCTTCTGGAAAGCAGCCGGATTGGAAACATGTCCCTACTTCTGCCACGGGGGCTGGTGAAGGAGATATGAACAGTATGAATATGGCATCATCGCAGCGGAATCCTGCTAACATACCGTCTCCAATTCAACATCTTGCCCCTGGTTCACCACTTATGCCAATGGCCTCTCCTGTTGCTATGTTTGACGTTTCACCTTTCCAG CCCTCAACTGAGATGTCAGTACAAGCTCGATGGCCACACGGTCCTAATTCACAACTACCTCTGTCAATGCCATTGCAGCAACTAGAAGGTGTGCAGACTTCTCAATTCAGTCATGGCCCTTCTGTTGACCAGCCGTTGAATGCCAAAAGGTTTACTGGCTCTAGAGCTTCAACATCTTCTGATGGTGATAGGAGTTTTCCTAGAACTGCTGATGTAAATGTTAATCAATTGCCTGATGAACTTGGATTGGTGGACACTTCGAACACTACTGCTAACAAGACTGCACAAAGTGTTGTGAACAAGACTCCATCCGTGATCCCCATTACAGAAGCTGTGAAGGTTGATGTTCAGAATGGCAGTGGTAACAATAGTAATAACCAGAACGCAAGTTCTTCTTTCAAGAGTCAGTCCTCACAACAGGTTAATATTTCTGCCCAGCAATCTGACCATTCCTCAGGACATACTAATTATCAGAGGGGTGGTGTTTCTCAAAGAAATAATTCTGGGGGAGAATGGTCGCACCGTAGAGGGTACCAGGGAAGAAATCAATCTCTGGGTTCAGACAAGAACTTTTCCTCGACAAAGGTAAAGCAAATATATGTTGCTAAACAGACTATTAGTGGGGCATCGACAGTGTCATGA